The following proteins are encoded in a genomic region of Acetobacter oryzoeni:
- a CDS encoding OmpA family protein yields MTDLTVSFLFIVILLLAYFSSKYNPEKSIPLSIYRQVVVEKDVAEKRVHDLEDEIARLKQPNPLEHYIDQAMMERKQILEKLRDQLNIEFPDLKVTLSEQSDALHFQGDGLFASGSSMLRPERVNIVQSVGVRLQQLLPCYTLGPQSAWHSECNPNFAVIEAVQIEGHTDSDGDDQSNLVLSTNRADETFRVMVTKEPRLTSHLSYQRQPVLSVAGYGKMRPIASNNTAAGKAENRRIDLRLIMYVPARSEEIEHLRTALMDAPHG; encoded by the coding sequence ATGACGGATCTGACCGTCAGTTTTCTGTTCATCGTCATCCTGCTTCTGGCCTATTTTTCCAGCAAATATAATCCAGAGAAAAGTATCCCACTATCAATTTACCGGCAGGTCGTGGTCGAGAAGGATGTGGCAGAAAAAAGGGTTCATGACCTCGAAGATGAGATCGCCAGATTGAAACAGCCAAATCCGCTGGAACATTACATTGATCAAGCCATGATGGAACGGAAACAGATACTGGAAAAACTCCGAGATCAACTGAATATCGAGTTTCCTGACCTCAAGGTGACATTGAGTGAGCAATCTGATGCCCTTCATTTTCAAGGTGATGGCCTTTTTGCGTCTGGTTCGTCAATGCTGCGACCAGAGCGCGTGAATATCGTGCAATCCGTTGGCGTTCGTCTGCAACAGCTTCTACCCTGTTACACGCTTGGCCCCCAATCTGCATGGCACTCGGAATGTAACCCGAATTTTGCTGTCATCGAGGCCGTACAGATCGAAGGCCATACGGACTCAGACGGAGATGATCAAAGCAACCTTGTTCTTTCCACCAACCGGGCAGACGAGACCTTTCGCGTGATGGTTACCAAGGAGCCACGCCTTACATCTCATTTGAGCTATCAAAGGCAGCCGGTTCTCTCCGTGGCGGGTTATGGCAAAATGCGGCCAATTGCATCTAATAATACAGCTGCAGGAAAAGCCGAAAATCGCCGGATCGATTTACGGCTTATCATGTACGTCCCAGCCCGCTCAGAAGAAATCGAACATCTCCGGACCGCCCTTATGGATGCTCCTCATGGGTAA
- the zorA gene encoding anti-phage ZorAB system protein ZorA — translation MLSLFSSVGIFVRNFVLDFAQILVWDPSPGLVVLILFIWLAIASVQVIRRYRSRLTAIRKLREKIETGLPQDRESIAHWSEQAAKANSAECSLQEAWHEFDETLVFDTKEPPHLHNSVRPSLFFNVEDLHFGSGFFRICPGLFVSVGLACTFLGLIAALQTMAQSNAITDQAMQHLLQIASAKFIMSLMGLACSIVFTMLLRYLTVKLDKALNGLCGTIEKKLTFVSFEQIGFDQLKAMQEAREHNQALTTQLVAEIGKPLRDELPAAISNSITTAMQPILDKVGQQGSDSLSELASDLSSQLSSSVGAALSQASDRLATAADRIGQLVTQMDTSSGRMGSEMEQAIVRMGQAVDDLRGTMSETAQTTSGALNQGAELLLSVMNRTLEGIRDNTSEGARAMSTAAQELSEAARTMRSEMEDAAHAGAEAAQLRMKEAGETANVSIAATGQSVLSAFGQAGNDIARVASEVSTRANSELIAPITAISERLGSFVEVLDQGATAMRRSADAVRDGAQAGAEAAGTFRSSSQDLIAAAEPVRATTERIESAMRQMAEGTHNAVSLVTRSAQSTAESAAQVLASASKTLGDERRGIETTLEAVTQVLERLQGQGERLDTIDEELGKAFDLYAIQVEQAMQSIRSHVEEMSKGLNSAVSKLQSIIEQQNEFSPQQGHS, via the coding sequence ATGCTTTCTTTGTTTTCCTCGGTCGGTATCTTTGTCCGTAATTTTGTCTTGGACTTTGCTCAAATCCTAGTATGGGATCCAAGCCCGGGACTTGTTGTTCTTATACTCTTTATCTGGCTGGCAATTGCGTCAGTTCAGGTTATTCGCCGCTATCGTTCTCGCTTGACCGCGATAAGAAAGCTGCGTGAGAAAATAGAAACCGGTCTTCCCCAAGATAGAGAAAGCATTGCCCACTGGAGTGAACAAGCCGCAAAAGCGAATAGTGCCGAATGCTCTCTTCAGGAAGCATGGCATGAGTTTGATGAGACTCTTGTATTCGATACGAAGGAACCACCCCATTTACATAATTCAGTAAGGCCGTCCCTATTCTTCAATGTTGAAGATCTCCATTTTGGAAGTGGTTTTTTTCGTATTTGTCCAGGACTCTTCGTGTCTGTTGGCCTTGCCTGTACGTTTTTAGGCTTGATCGCTGCTCTGCAGACTATGGCACAATCAAATGCGATCACCGATCAAGCAATGCAACACCTTTTGCAAATTGCATCGGCGAAATTCATTATGTCGCTTATGGGACTTGCCTGTTCCATCGTTTTTACAATGCTTCTGCGGTATCTTACCGTCAAACTTGACAAGGCCTTGAACGGGCTCTGTGGAACAATCGAAAAGAAACTGACATTTGTAAGCTTTGAGCAAATCGGCTTTGATCAGCTGAAAGCCATGCAGGAAGCGCGGGAGCATAATCAGGCCCTTACGACCCAACTGGTGGCTGAAATAGGAAAGCCGCTACGGGATGAACTGCCTGCGGCAATATCGAATTCCATTACTACCGCCATGCAGCCAATCCTTGATAAGGTTGGCCAGCAAGGTTCTGATAGCCTGTCTGAACTAGCTTCAGATCTCTCATCCCAGTTATCTTCAAGTGTAGGGGCTGCGCTTTCACAAGCAAGTGATCGACTTGCCACAGCGGCTGACAGGATTGGGCAGCTTGTAACGCAAATGGATACATCTTCCGGACGGATGGGATCCGAAATGGAGCAGGCAATTGTCCGCATGGGGCAAGCCGTAGATGACCTGCGCGGCACGATGTCGGAAACCGCTCAGACAACATCTGGTGCGCTTAACCAAGGCGCAGAACTGCTGCTTTCAGTCATGAATCGTACACTGGAGGGCATCCGCGACAACACGTCCGAAGGGGCACGGGCGATGTCGACTGCGGCACAGGAATTGAGCGAAGCAGCCAGAACCATGCGCTCAGAAATGGAAGATGCAGCCCATGCTGGTGCCGAGGCCGCGCAACTGCGTATGAAAGAAGCTGGAGAAACGGCAAATGTTTCGATTGCTGCCACTGGACAATCAGTTCTCTCCGCATTTGGTCAGGCAGGAAACGATATTGCCCGCGTGGCCAGTGAAGTTTCAACACGAGCCAATAGCGAGCTGATTGCGCCAATTACTGCGATTTCGGAGAGGCTAGGCAGTTTTGTGGAGGTGTTGGACCAAGGAGCTACCGCGATGCGCCGTTCTGCCGACGCTGTGCGCGATGGCGCTCAGGCCGGGGCAGAAGCGGCAGGTACTTTCCGTAGTTCCTCTCAGGATCTGATTGCAGCTGCCGAACCTGTTCGGGCCACCACAGAAAGAATTGAAAGTGCCATGCGACAAATGGCCGAAGGCACGCATAATGCTGTCTCGCTTGTTACACGCAGTGCGCAAAGCACGGCAGAAAGTGCCGCGCAGGTGTTGGCAAGTGCAAGTAAGACGCTCGGTGATGAGCGACGCGGCATAGAAACCACGCTGGAAGCTGTTACGCAGGTACTTGAGCGCTTACAAGGACAGGGCGAAAGACTTGATACGATCGATGAAGAACTTGGCAAGGCCTTTGATCTTTACGCAATACAGGTCGAACAGGCGATGCAATCGATCCGTTCACACGTTGAGGAGATGTCAAAGGGACTAAACTCTGCCGTTTCCAAACTGCAAAGTATTATTGAGCAGCAAAATGAATTCTCCCCGCAGCAGGGGCATTCCTAA